Within Spinacia oleracea cultivar Varoflay chromosome 4, BTI_SOV_V1, whole genome shotgun sequence, the genomic segment GCTATTGAGGCGTTCAAGAGAGGCCTCATCCCCAATTCGGAGCTATACCGGGAAATAACCAAATATCCCTGTGCAACTTTCGAAGAGGTGCGATCAAGGGCCACCGCCCAGATGCGAATCGAAGACGACGAGGTTATCCGAACAGCATCTCAACGATCGATAGGGGGCAGCGGCGACAGAAGATCGTACACCCCAAGGAACAACAATTGGCGACACCAACCATATGTTCGGCAAAACCAGGTACAAAGTGTCAATCAGTATTATGATACTAACAATGTTTACAGGAACGAACGGGTCGAACACCCTAACATCTCCGACTACGGCTTCAACGTCGACATTGGAGGTGTGGTAAACGCCCTTCAAAATGTAGGTGGAACAGTGAGATGGCCCCGGAAGAACGACAGACCGGACTCCATGAAGGACATGAGCAAATGGTGCGACTTCCACCGCGACAACGGACACACAACCGAGGAATGCATCTCCCTCAGAAAGGAAGTCGCATACCTCCTGAAACGGGGGCATCTAAAGGAACTGCTGAGCGACAAGGGAAAAGAAACATTTTCCAAAGAGCAAACCACCCTGCCCGGCCCAGCGACAAGCAGCGAGCGACCAGACCCACCACCATTCAGTAAAGTGGTAAATGTTATTTCCGGTGGTTCAGATATTTGTGGGCTAACCtcttctgcagctaaaaaaATTAACAGGGGCGAATCTGAGACCGTTGAAGAGGGACAAACCGAAGACGAGGCCGCACTACACAGGTCCCTGACCGCAATGGCTATCACTTTCGACGATTCAGATTCTGTAGATACACAGCGGGAGCACCACGACGGGTTGGTAATATCTCTCCCAATAGGGAACGCATTGATCAAAAGGATACTGGTCGACAACGGAAGCTCAGCCAACGTACTGTTCTTGGaagcactacaagaaatgggATTAGAAGAGAAAAACATAGTACGGAGATCAACAGTCCTGGTAGGGTTCAGTGGAGAAGCACTACGGACGGTAGGAGAGATATCGCTGCCTACATACGCAGAAGGCGTCAACATGATGACCAAGTTCAACGTCGTCGATTGTCCATCAGCGTACAACGTCATCCTAGGACgaccatggatccacaaaatgaaaGCAGTGCCATCAACATATCACCAATCAATCAAGTTTCCAACCAAGTGGGGggtcatggaaatcaaagggCAGCAAAGGGATGCGAAGAAATGTTACGAGACAGCACTGAAACCATCCAAGTCACccatctagcaattacagccAGGGTCGACGTCGGACGACCCCGACGACCAACAAATCGACGAGATAGTACTAGACCAGACAAAGCCAGACCAAGTCATAAGGATCGGAGCCTCACTGCCTGACAACATCAAAAGTCAGATAGTGTCGTTTCTAAGAGAAAACTCGGACTGTTTCGCTTGGTCGCACGAGGACATGACAGGAATCAGCCCAGACGTGATTACCCACAAGCTCAACGTCGACCCCAGCTTCAGACCGGTAAAACAGAAACGACGTAAGTTCGCACCCgaaaggaataaaatcatagacgaaGAAGTCCAAAACCTGATAGATTCAGGGAAGATCAGAGAAGTCAAATATCCAGACTGGTTAGCAAACGTCGTCGTCGTCAGCAAAAAGAACGGAAAATGGAGAGTCTGCATCGACTTCACAGATATCAACAAAGCTTGCCCCAAGGACCCATTCCCTCTACCGCACATCGACGCCCTGGTCGACGCCACAGCCGGACACGAGCTactcacattcatggacgcctactcaggatacaaccaaatccttatgcacccagacgaccaggaaaaaacatcttttgtaacagatagaggaatttattgttataaagtcatgccttttggtcttaaaaatgcaggtgcgacGTACCAAAGATTAGTCAACAAGATGTTTAAAGACCAACTCGGAGACACAATGGAGGTATACATTGACGACATGCTGGTGAAATCGAGGAGGGCTGACGATCACGTGGAACACTTACGACAATCCTTCGACATACTAAAAAAGTACGGTATGAAACTTAACCCGACTAAATGTTCTTTCGGAGTGTCCGCaggaaaattcttaggttacatcgtCACCCAACGAGGAATCGAGGCCAGCCCCGACCAAGTGCGCGCGatcatcaacattcaatccccgcagaacataaaagaggtacaaCGCTTGACAGGGAGAGTGGCGGCACTGAACCGTTTTATATCACGGTCGTCGGACAAGTGTCGATTATTTTACGACGTCCTGCGAAAAAACAAGGGGTTTAACTGGACCGACAACCACGAAGCAGCCCTGCAGAACCTCAAAAAATACATGATGTCGCCGCCCCTACTATCCAAGCCAAAAGAAGGAGAAGTCTTACAACTCTATTTAGCCGTTAGCTCGACGGCAGTGAGCGCGGTCCTAGCTCGAGAGGACGAAGCACAACAACTACCCATttattacatcagtaagtcaCTACTGGAAGCAGAGACCAGGTATTCTTCCCTCGAAAAACTCGTTTTAGCACTCGTTACCGCAGCCAAAAaactaaggcattattttgaaactcaccaaatagtggtgatgactaacTATCCAATCAAGTCCGTGATGCGTAGGCCAGAACTGACAGGTCGAATGGAGAAGTGGACAATGGCACTAGGAAGGTTCGACATCAAGTATCAACCAAGGACGGCTGTAAAATCACAGGCcctagcagattttgtggcaGACTTCAGCCCCGACTTAGAGAGGACAGCAGACGACGAAGTCAAACTCATCAACAACATAGAAGGAATATGGAC encodes:
- the LOC130471813 gene encoding uncharacterized protein yields the protein MPDDFEDVTDDEEETREEEDKEAPDPMTQRLNKMDARMTKHYSRLMKLMTRFPGAPTPVETEPTDGYAASPFCEAIARVTVPHTLRLPTWTTLYDGTSDPYRHVNFYKQRMWQIGIPHDLVEPVMCKSFGGTLDGAALEWLTNVPPRSISCLSDLINAFYQQFASSRQLEKQTSDLYRTAIEAFKRGLIPNSELYREITKYPCATFEEVRSRATAQMRIEDDEVIRTASQRSIGGSGDRRSYTPRNNNWRHQPYVRQNQVQSVNQYYDTNNVYRNERVEHPNISDYGFNVDIGGVVNALQNVGGTVRWPRKNDRPDSMKDMSKWCDFHRDNGHTTEECISLRKEVAYLLKRGHLKELLSDKGKETFSKEQTTLPGPATSSERPDPPPFSKVVNVISGGSDICGLTSSAAKKINRGESETVEEGQTEDEAALHRSLTAMAITFDDSDSVDTQREHHDGLVISLPIGNALIKRILVDNGSSANVLFLEALQEMGLEEKNIVRRSTVLVGFSGEALRTVGEISLPTYAEGVNMMTKFNVVDCPSAYNVILGRPWIHKMKAVPSTYHQSIKFPTKWGVMEIKGQQRDAKKCYETALKPSKSPI